The Candidatus Dependentiae bacterium genome includes a window with the following:
- the tsaE gene encoding tRNA (adenosine(37)-N6)-threonylcarbamoyltransferase complex ATPase subunit type 1 TsaE, whose product MKFNQTFTLETVPDLVQRLAHYKNRCAIFTFSGSLGAGKTTIIRELLRAWGVKEPVTSPTFNYVNIYRNEHGETFYHFDLYRIGSIDEFIQAGFDEFIYAPKSWALIEWPDVIAPLLKKNVCDVSIEYGPDSSQRIVSCQVTE is encoded by the coding sequence ATGAAATTCAACCAAACCTTTACACTGGAAACAGTGCCTGATTTAGTACAGCGGTTGGCACACTACAAAAACCGTTGTGCGATCTTTACATTTTCTGGATCGCTTGGTGCGGGAAAAACAACAATCATACGCGAATTGCTACGCGCATGGGGTGTTAAAGAGCCGGTTACGAGCCCCACCTTTAATTATGTTAATATCTATAGAAATGAGCATGGTGAAACATTTTACCATTTTGATTTATACAGAATAGGATCGATTGACGAATTTATTCAGGCGGGATTTGACGAATTCATTTATGCGCCAAAAAGCTGGGCGCTCATCGAATGGCCTGATGTGATTGCGCCATTACTAAAAAAAAATGTTTGCGATGTCTCAATCGAATATGGGCCCGACAGCTCACAACGAATCGTGAGCTGCCAAGTAACTGAATAG
- the radA gene encoding DNA repair protein RadA — protein MAKQKIEFNCASCGYRPPKWVGCCPSCKEWDSISEMKPSFTAKEALFVKSTAKLTSLDQVSLEFQERMNSGIDEWDRVLGGGIMPGSFLILTGDPGIGKSTLLLQIAHALANRHRVIYISSEESLEQVRLRADRLNCLNTQLMCSDHAQLESIIELSEEHKPDIVIIDSIQNCYSADSQVLPGSIGQLRESGFRLMRLAKENKCAVILTGHITKEGTIAGPKMLEHMVDAVFYLQGEDRWQTRILRAVKNRFGSIGELGFFEMHENGLQEVRNINQQLLEEASYSPGSALISYLEGSRPLLLELQALLVPTKFGIPQRVVSGVDQKQVVLMAAILEKYLRINLNAQDIFFKVGGGFKIKESGIDLGIALAILSSYFQKPLPEKSIILGEINLTGQIKPINQIAMHLNEAHKFGIQTLVVARTQKIDIPFRSVIRLDSVYQLVELFND, from the coding sequence ATGGCAAAACAAAAAATAGAGTTTAATTGCGCAAGTTGCGGCTACCGGCCACCTAAATGGGTTGGATGCTGCCCATCATGCAAAGAATGGGATTCAATTTCTGAAATGAAACCATCATTTACTGCAAAAGAAGCTCTTTTTGTTAAATCCACGGCAAAGCTCACCTCGCTCGATCAAGTCTCGCTCGAGTTTCAAGAACGCATGAATTCGGGCATTGACGAATGGGATCGCGTACTTGGCGGCGGCATTATGCCTGGATCGTTTCTCATCTTAACGGGAGATCCTGGTATTGGAAAATCGACCCTCTTGCTACAAATTGCGCACGCGCTTGCAAACAGGCACCGCGTAATTTATATTTCATCGGAAGAATCACTTGAACAAGTACGTTTGCGCGCCGATCGGCTAAATTGCTTGAATACACAACTTATGTGCTCCGATCATGCACAGCTTGAATCGATCATTGAACTGAGCGAAGAGCACAAACCTGATATTGTAATTATCGATTCTATCCAAAATTGTTATTCGGCCGATAGCCAAGTACTTCCTGGAAGTATTGGGCAACTGCGCGAATCAGGATTTCGCCTTATGCGCTTGGCGAAAGAAAATAAATGCGCCGTCATTTTAACCGGCCATATTACTAAAGAAGGCACTATTGCTGGGCCTAAAATGCTTGAGCATATGGTCGACGCAGTATTTTATTTACAAGGAGAAGATCGCTGGCAAACGCGCATCTTACGCGCGGTGAAAAATCGGTTTGGATCGATCGGGGAACTAGGTTTTTTTGAAATGCACGAAAATGGTTTACAGGAAGTTCGCAATATTAATCAACAGCTTCTGGAGGAGGCTTCTTATTCTCCCGGCTCTGCATTAATAAGCTACTTAGAAGGATCACGACCACTGCTTCTGGAGCTGCAAGCACTGTTAGTTCCGACCAAGTTTGGCATACCCCAACGCGTTGTCTCTGGCGTGGATCAAAAACAGGTTGTATTAATGGCCGCAATTTTAGAAAAATATTTGCGGATCAACCTGAACGCTCAAGATATTTTTTTCAAAGTTGGCGGCGGCTTTAAAATAAAAGAAAGCGGCATTGATTTAGGAATAGCACTTGCAATTCTTTCTAGCTATTTTCAAAAACCGCTCCCAGAAAAATCTATCATATTAGGTGAAATAAATTTAACTGGTCAAATCAAGCCGATCAACCAAATTGCCATGCATCTTAATGAGGCTCATAAATTTGGCATTCAAACGCTCGTCGTTGCACGCACCCAAAAAATCGATATTCCATTCCGGTCGGTGATAAGATTAGATTCGGTTTATCAGCTTGTAGAATTATTTAATGATTAA
- the murA gene encoding UDP-N-acetylglucosamine 1-carboxyvinyltransferase — MSIVIGKQLFASHEWHTIEARYFSGKAEADYIAVEQSLELQGEVSLVGAKNAVLVIMASLILAEGKSVLKNVPCSADVIQMVTLLEELGAEVTFYPELNMLEVDTSFIRTFQVPAAIMKKMRASVLVMGPLLARFGRADIALPGGCLIGARPIDYHLKNFAKMGVQLEVEGEYLRAHVSHLKSATLILDYPSVGATENLLMLAVLVPGTTRIINAALEPEVNDLISILRSMGARITIHAPATIEIEGVSQLRPVEHTVIPDRLEAGSLLLAGAIAGGSLSLPQAVATDMEVFLLKLQEMGHHIEVGKNGIGISLIATRHPQAVSFRTSPYPGFPTDLQAPMMAALCLAQGKSEVHETVYENRFLHVRELQKMGAQIAVNGDRALITGVEELYGTNVIASDIRASCALVIAGLAAKGSTMITGIHHWRRGYQALEKKLVTLGAKIALMSSGE; from the coding sequence ATGAGTATCGTGATCGGTAAACAATTATTTGCTTCGCATGAATGGCATACGATCGAAGCACGCTATTTTTCCGGCAAAGCGGAAGCAGATTATATTGCTGTCGAGCAATCATTAGAGCTGCAGGGCGAAGTTTCGCTTGTGGGAGCAAAAAACGCGGTGCTCGTTATTATGGCGTCGCTTATTCTTGCAGAGGGAAAATCTGTTCTTAAAAATGTTCCGTGCTCTGCAGATGTTATTCAAATGGTTACGCTTCTTGAAGAGCTTGGAGCTGAGGTTACCTTTTATCCTGAACTGAATATGCTCGAAGTCGACACGAGTTTTATCCGTACGTTTCAAGTGCCGGCAGCAATTATGAAAAAAATGCGAGCGTCTGTTTTGGTGATGGGGCCATTGCTTGCTCGTTTTGGCCGTGCAGATATTGCGCTTCCAGGAGGCTGCTTAATTGGAGCGCGTCCGATCGATTATCATTTGAAAAATTTCGCAAAAATGGGAGTGCAGCTTGAAGTTGAAGGCGAATATCTGCGTGCGCATGTTTCTCATCTCAAATCTGCAACGCTGATTCTTGATTATCCGAGTGTTGGCGCTACAGAAAATCTTTTAATGCTAGCAGTGCTGGTTCCTGGAACAACGCGCATTATTAATGCAGCCCTTGAACCTGAAGTAAACGATCTGATTTCAATTTTGCGTTCCATGGGAGCACGCATCACTATCCACGCACCAGCAACTATTGAAATTGAAGGTGTTTCACAATTGCGCCCGGTTGAGCATACGGTTATTCCGGATCGCCTTGAAGCGGGCAGCTTACTACTTGCAGGAGCAATTGCTGGCGGTTCGCTGAGTTTGCCGCAGGCAGTCGCTACCGACATGGAAGTTTTTTTACTCAAACTACAAGAAATGGGGCATCACATTGAAGTTGGTAAAAATGGCATTGGCATTTCGCTTATTGCAACGCGACATCCTCAGGCAGTTTCATTTAGAACTTCTCCTTATCCAGGATTTCCTACCGATTTACAAGCACCAATGATGGCTGCACTTTGCTTGGCACAAGGTAAAAGTGAAGTACATGAAACGGTATACGAAAATCGTTTTCTTCATGTTCGTGAACTTCAAAAAATGGGCGCACAAATTGCAGTAAATGGCGATCGCGCATTGATTACCGGCGTTGAAGAACTTTATGGAACAAATGTAATTGCATCCGATATTCGCGCTTCGTGTGCATTGGTGATTGCAGGACTTGCTGCAAAAGGATCAACGATGATTACGGGAATTCACCATTGGCGAAGAGGCTACCAAGCATTAGAAAAAAAATTAGTAACTCTCGGCGCAAAAATTGCATTAATGAGCAGTGGAGAATAG
- a CDS encoding thymidine kinase, whose amino-acid sequence MTPYKSHETKGTLEVICGPMFSGKSEELIRRIKRAQYAKLSIAVFKHQFDNRTTIEHIASHDGSRIAGTPIDHPEKMLDVIPASTKVIAIDEVQFFPIEMVNVICKLVDEGKRVIAAGLDLDFKRRPFGCMPILLAIADHVTKLKAICMDCGCEAHFTQRLVDGKPAQYNDPLVLVGAQENYQARCRDCHSIDEQPPY is encoded by the coding sequence ATGACACCATATAAAAGTCACGAAACGAAGGGGACGTTAGAAGTTATTTGCGGCCCAATGTTTTCCGGAAAATCTGAAGAACTCATACGGCGCATTAAACGAGCCCAGTATGCAAAACTTTCAATAGCAGTTTTTAAACATCAGTTTGACAATCGAACAACCATTGAGCATATCGCATCGCACGACGGCTCGCGCATTGCAGGCACTCCAATCGATCATCCTGAGAAAATGTTGGATGTCATTCCTGCATCTACAAAAGTAATCGCTATAGATGAAGTACAGTTTTTTCCGATTGAAATGGTAAACGTCATATGCAAACTCGTTGATGAAGGAAAGCGCGTCATTGCTGCGGGGCTCGATCTTGATTTCAAACGTCGCCCATTTGGCTGCATGCCAATTTTACTTGCAATTGCTGATCACGTGACCAAACTCAAAGCAATTTGCATGGATTGCGGATGCGAAGCACATTTCACGCAGCGACTTGTAGACGGAAAACCTGCGCAATACAATGATCCATTGGTTTTGGTTGGCGCACAAGAAAATTACCAAGCACGCTGCCGCGATTGTCATAGCATTGATGAACAGCCGCCATATTAA
- a CDS encoding F0F1 ATP synthase subunit gamma produces MSELIQMRQRIKAVETIKKVTHAMRLISMASHSKMRAQRSMVENYRQEISRLLALISQEHPTWNYPLKGNPESNRDLAIVVGSQKGLCGNFNNAIVAFFARQYEHVDPKNVDTIVIGKKAVELLSKREGPTVMELRVFNSATIAHIIQKISMYLSAHGNDYRSIIIYYQYPKTFFAQKPTALNLAQPYNKQLDEPKPQEAYRFEADSQELLSYLSAKQMEITLREILVNSLIAEQAARFIAMDSSTRNASNILDTMRLDYNKLRQAKITRELTDLTASF; encoded by the coding sequence ATGTCTGAGCTTATTCAGATGCGTCAGCGCATTAAAGCGGTAGAAACAATAAAAAAAGTAACTCACGCAATGCGTCTTATTTCTATGGCAAGCCACTCAAAAATGCGCGCGCAGCGCTCAATGGTTGAAAATTATCGGCAAGAAATCTCCCGCCTTCTAGCTCTCATTTCCCAAGAGCACCCAACATGGAATTATCCGCTAAAGGGCAATCCTGAAAGCAATCGCGATCTGGCAATCGTCGTCGGCTCCCAAAAAGGATTATGCGGCAACTTCAATAATGCTATTGTTGCTTTTTTTGCGCGGCAATATGAACACGTAGACCCTAAAAATGTGGACACAATCGTAATAGGAAAAAAAGCGGTCGAGCTTCTCTCAAAGCGAGAAGGCCCGACGGTTATGGAACTGCGCGTATTTAACTCTGCAACCATTGCGCATATCATTCAAAAAATTTCGATGTATCTTTCAGCGCATGGAAACGACTATAGATCGATTATCATTTATTATCAGTACCCAAAAACTTTCTTTGCGCAAAAGCCCACTGCCCTCAATTTAGCGCAGCCCTATAACAAGCAACTCGATGAACCGAAGCCTCAGGAAGCTTACCGATTCGAAGCTGATTCCCAAGAACTCCTTTCTTATCTTTCCGCCAAACAAATGGAAATTACGCTTCGCGAAATTCTGGTAAACTCTCTAATTGCTGAACAAGCAGCACGCTTTATAGCGATGGATAGCTCAACGAGAAACGCATCAAACATTTTGGATACGATGCGACTTGATTATAATAAACTCCGCCAAGCAAAAATTACTCGTGAACTGACCGACTTAACGGCAAGCTTTTAA
- a CDS encoding NYN domain-containing protein has protein sequence MILIIDGYNVLKYCVEKSRLHQNEREQFIFLLKRYAALKKMEIVLVFDGGPLGLPDKETHGSVRVIYTGKAETADEFIVNYCERHKGGGIVTVSSDREIINAARRFGIETISAQEFFHYLKDALTKPKDDSSSTRAIKISDKKDEPDVDQLMHYGSLMRPTKKDDKDSSREPAGKDLAKNEKRRLQKLKKL, from the coding sequence ATGATACTTATTATTGATGGCTATAACGTTTTAAAGTACTGTGTGGAAAAATCTCGGCTCCACCAAAATGAGCGCGAGCAGTTTATTTTTCTTTTAAAACGTTATGCAGCACTTAAAAAAATGGAGATCGTACTCGTTTTTGATGGCGGGCCTCTTGGTTTGCCCGATAAAGAAACGCATGGATCAGTGCGCGTCATTTATACTGGAAAAGCAGAAACCGCGGATGAATTTATTGTGAATTACTGTGAGCGCCATAAGGGAGGCGGTATCGTGACCGTTTCTTCTGACCGAGAGATTATTAATGCCGCGCGCCGCTTTGGTATCGAAACGATTTCGGCGCAAGAATTTTTTCACTATTTAAAAGATGCATTAACAAAACCAAAAGATGATTCAAGTAGTACAAGAGCTATCAAGATAAGTGACAAAAAAGATGAGCCGGATGTGGATCAGCTTATGCATTATGGAAGTTTGATGCGTCCGACAAAAAAAGATGACAAAGATAGTTCACGTGAGCCGGCTGGAAAAGATTTGGCAAAAAATGAAAAACGGCGTCTTCAAAAATTAAAAAAACTATAA